One window of the Synechococcus sp. CC9311 genome contains the following:
- a CDS encoding aldehyde dehydrogenase family protein: MLEINKIFDKFQLFYVDGEWEVSSSKERLSVINPATEESIGKIALAGDADVEKVVAAATIAFKSFGHSSVEERIDLLQNILKIYEQRVDEFASAISMEMGAPIDFARSAQAQAGIDHLSALIDDVKEYKFERKLRNGDTIVMEPIGVCGLITPWNWPINQIVLKVAPALAAGCTMVLKPSELTPLSAILFAEVMHEAGVPKGVFNMIHGLGNVAGSALSKHPNVAMISFTGSTGAGRSIIRNSAERIAKTTLELGGKSPNLVFADCELSTAIDQGIDACFINSGQSCDAATRMLVERSVYEKSIELAHDKCERISVGDPTKSGNHLGPLVSQIQFDRVQSLIACGLEEGARCISGGLGKPQECQVGYFARPTVFADVKNTMKIAREEIFGPVLCMIPFDSEKEAIELANDNAYGLAAYIQTLDQGRAQTVARLLRSGSVNINNSFIAPGSPFGGYKLSGTGREGGAEGVNEYLEVKVIAS; the protein is encoded by the coding sequence ATGCTTGAAATTAATAAGATTTTTGATAAGTTTCAATTGTTTTATGTTGACGGGGAGTGGGAGGTCTCTAGCAGCAAAGAAAGGCTCTCGGTAATTAATCCTGCTACAGAAGAAAGTATTGGGAAAATTGCGCTAGCTGGTGATGCTGATGTTGAAAAAGTGGTGGCTGCAGCAACTATTGCGTTTAAAAGTTTTGGCCATTCTTCTGTAGAAGAACGTATTGATTTGTTGCAAAATATACTTAAAATTTATGAGCAAAGAGTTGATGAGTTTGCCTCAGCAATCTCAATGGAGATGGGTGCTCCAATTGATTTTGCGAGAAGCGCACAGGCGCAGGCAGGAATTGATCATCTGTCAGCCTTGATTGATGATGTAAAAGAATATAAGTTTGAACGAAAACTTAGGAATGGAGATACGATTGTTATGGAGCCGATTGGGGTTTGTGGACTCATAACACCATGGAATTGGCCAATTAACCAAATTGTTCTCAAGGTTGCTCCAGCATTAGCTGCTGGTTGTACAATGGTGTTAAAACCATCAGAATTAACCCCCCTTTCTGCAATTCTGTTCGCTGAAGTGATGCATGAAGCAGGTGTTCCAAAAGGTGTTTTTAATATGATTCATGGCCTAGGAAATGTTGCTGGTTCGGCCCTATCAAAACATCCTAATGTTGCCATGATTTCTTTCACAGGATCTACAGGAGCAGGACGTAGCATAATTCGCAATTCTGCCGAACGTATTGCCAAAACTACGCTCGAATTAGGAGGTAAATCTCCAAATTTAGTTTTTGCTGACTGTGAATTGTCGACAGCTATAGATCAAGGAATTGATGCATGTTTTATAAATTCAGGCCAGAGCTGTGATGCGGCGACAAGAATGCTTGTTGAACGCTCAGTTTATGAAAAATCAATTGAGTTGGCTCACGATAAGTGTGAGCGTATCTCAGTTGGTGACCCAACAAAATCAGGAAATCACTTGGGCCCATTGGTAAGCCAAATTCAATTTGATCGAGTTCAATCACTTATTGCTTGTGGTTTAGAAGAAGGAGCACGTTGTATCTCAGGCGGGCTGGGGAAACCTCAGGAATGCCAAGTCGGATATTTTGCACGCCCAACAGTCTTTGCAGATGTAAAAAATACTATGAAGATTGCGAGAGAAGAGATCTTTGGACCAGTTTTATGCATGATTCCGTTTGATTCAGAAAAAGAGGCAATTGAATTAGCAAATGATAATGCTTATGGATTGGCTGCATATATTCAAACTTTAGACCAAGGTCGTGCGCAAACAGTCGCACGGTTGTTGCGAAGCGGTTCCGTAAATATCAATAATTCATTTATTGCTCCTGGCTCACCATTTGGTGGTTATAAGTTATCTGGAACTGGTAGAGAAGGTGGAGCCGAGGGGGTTAATGAATACTTAGAAGTCAAGGTTATAGCATCATAA
- a CDS encoding helix-turn-helix domain-containing protein: MAPSRLNDSHKQEIVEKYRAGETSSQIAVAYGCSTNTVSRTVRSLLSPEEYANLKAQRSAKSSGLESPGRKSTSLEGIVPEIKIAEDSPSESTQTSFEDVTTDASSATKEGGEESDGSNGNGDGTTETLALDDAEDFSSADLDDNQTFNTEDENVFHEIAVLPVDLPQVTTQQVICRPFASELLPDSVYMLVDKTVELDPRPLSEFPELGLSDPSEQQRQALCLYASPRAAKRQCGRSQRVIKVPDTQIFAQTSSYLLARGITHLVVEGSLFALKS; encoded by the coding sequence ATGGCCCCCAGCCGGCTTAACGACAGCCACAAGCAGGAAATTGTGGAGAAGTACCGCGCTGGAGAAACAAGCTCCCAGATCGCGGTGGCCTATGGCTGCAGCACCAACACGGTGAGTCGAACCGTCAGGTCCCTGCTAAGCCCTGAGGAGTACGCCAATCTCAAAGCCCAGCGTTCAGCCAAAAGCTCTGGTTTAGAGAGCCCTGGTCGCAAAAGCACGTCTTTAGAAGGCATCGTCCCTGAAATCAAGATCGCTGAAGACAGTCCTAGCGAGAGCACTCAAACCAGCTTCGAAGACGTCACAACAGACGCCTCAAGTGCGACGAAAGAAGGAGGGGAAGAGAGCGATGGCAGTAATGGGAATGGCGATGGCACCACCGAAACCCTCGCTCTCGATGACGCCGAAGATTTCAGCAGCGCTGACCTCGACGACAACCAGACCTTCAACACAGAGGACGAAAATGTCTTCCATGAAATAGCGGTGCTGCCTGTAGACCTGCCTCAGGTCACCACCCAACAAGTCATTTGCCGACCCTTTGCCTCTGAACTTTTGCCAGACAGCGTGTACATGCTGGTGGACAAAACGGTGGAGCTCGATCCTCGACCGCTCAGTGAGTTCCCTGAATTGGGCCTCAGTGATCCCTCAGAGCAGCAACGCCAGGCCTTATGCCTCTATGCAAGTCCGAGAGCTGCTAAACGCCAATGCGGCCGCAGTCAGCGCGTGATCAAGGTGCCAGACACCCAGATCTTTGCGCAAACATCGTCATATCTGCTCGCTCGTGGCATCACCCACTTAGTCGTTGAGGGCTCCCTTTTTGCCCTCAAGTCCTGA
- the rsmI gene encoding 16S rRNA (cytidine(1402)-2'-O)-methyltransferase has translation MKQRAEPAAGVLYVVGTPIGHLGDLSPRARELLIAVDTIACEDTRHSGQLLSRIGSAARRCSFHQHNTRTRIPQLLLELEDGRSVAVISDAGLPGISDPGQELVSAARASAFEVIAIPGPCAATTALVSSGLPTARFCFEGFLPAKGRERRDRLAFIASEQRTSVIYEAPHRLCQLLEELFELCGEDRPLQVARELTKRHEQQVGPTVGAARVHFQEHSPQGEFTVVLGGAVPVEIEALTDTQCCEQLLALTAEGMSAKDAAKLLSSQIGRSKRELYALLHAVSEQSD, from the coding sequence GTGAAGCAACGCGCTGAGCCTGCGGCTGGAGTGCTTTATGTCGTAGGCACTCCGATTGGCCATCTCGGTGACCTGTCGCCTCGAGCACGTGAACTGTTGATCGCAGTGGACACGATTGCCTGTGAGGACACGCGGCACAGCGGACAACTGCTGAGCCGTATCGGTTCAGCAGCTCGACGCTGCTCGTTCCATCAGCACAACACCCGCACGCGGATTCCCCAGCTGTTGCTGGAACTCGAAGACGGCCGGAGCGTTGCGGTGATCAGTGATGCCGGTTTGCCAGGGATTAGTGACCCTGGGCAGGAATTGGTCTCTGCAGCTCGCGCGTCGGCTTTTGAGGTGATTGCTATTCCTGGTCCCTGTGCGGCGACAACGGCACTGGTGAGCAGCGGGCTTCCCACGGCCCGGTTCTGTTTCGAGGGTTTTCTGCCTGCAAAAGGCCGGGAACGCCGAGATCGACTGGCCTTCATTGCCAGTGAGCAGCGCACCAGCGTGATTTATGAAGCCCCCCATCGTTTGTGTCAACTTCTGGAAGAGCTGTTTGAGCTCTGCGGTGAGGATCGCCCGTTACAAGTGGCTCGAGAACTAACGAAGCGGCATGAGCAACAGGTCGGCCCAACCGTTGGGGCAGCGCGGGTGCATTTTCAAGAGCACAGCCCTCAGGGGGAATTCACAGTGGTGTTGGGTGGAGCCGTGCCAGTAGAGATCGAAGCCTTAACTGACACTCAGTGCTGTGAGCAGTTGCTTGCACTCACGGCCGAGGGCATGAGTGCTAAGGATGCGGCCAAGCTGTTGTCCAGCCAGATTGGACGTTCGAAACGCGAGCTCTATGCGTTGCTGCATGCGGTGAGCGAACAGTCAGACTGA
- a CDS encoding 3'(2'),5'-bisphosphate nucleotidase CysQ, with translation MMPSSPTLLAGINLQDVLKVLRPLSWGAADILRAYARGEQPPHGFSKALSVDNGGEGPVSAADLAVNQWLLDGLKQSFPTADWTLLSEETAKEQLTEGQPLAAEWLWILDPLDGTKDFLQGTGEYAVHLALVHQQRPVLGVVLVPEREELWIGVVGDGTWCENRSGERTPVRFSERKATNQLTLVASRSHRDQRLEQLITALELGDSHAVGSVGCKVATILRGETDLYISLSGKSAPKDWDMAAPEAVLLAAGGAFTHADGRELIYNTGDVRQAGCLIASHGKAHATLCRKAAQAMGLIDPGFQV, from the coding sequence ATGATGCCGAGCTCGCCAACCCTTCTTGCCGGTATCAACCTGCAAGATGTTTTAAAGGTTCTTCGCCCTCTCAGCTGGGGAGCCGCAGACATCCTGCGCGCCTATGCCCGTGGAGAACAGCCACCTCACGGTTTTTCGAAGGCCCTGAGCGTTGACAACGGAGGCGAAGGTCCAGTTTCCGCAGCTGATCTAGCGGTTAATCAATGGCTCCTGGATGGCTTGAAACAATCCTTCCCCACCGCTGATTGGACTCTTCTCAGTGAAGAAACCGCCAAAGAGCAACTAACGGAAGGGCAACCCTTGGCTGCTGAGTGGTTATGGATTTTGGATCCACTCGATGGCACCAAAGATTTCCTGCAAGGCACAGGCGAATACGCCGTGCATCTTGCGTTAGTGCATCAGCAACGACCGGTCCTTGGGGTGGTGCTAGTACCAGAGCGAGAAGAGCTTTGGATTGGTGTGGTGGGTGACGGCACCTGGTGCGAGAACCGCTCAGGAGAACGCACGCCAGTTCGTTTCAGTGAGCGAAAGGCCACCAACCAACTCACCTTGGTGGCAAGCCGCAGTCACAGAGATCAGCGACTTGAACAGTTGATCACCGCCCTAGAACTCGGGGATTCCCATGCGGTGGGCAGTGTTGGCTGCAAAGTGGCCACGATCCTTCGCGGCGAAACCGATTTGTACATCTCCCTGTCTGGGAAAAGTGCTCCGAAAGATTGGGATATGGCCGCTCCAGAAGCCGTACTACTCGCAGCTGGTGGTGCCTTCACCCATGCAGATGGCAGAGAGCTCATCTACAACACCGGCGATGTTCGCCAGGCCGGCTGTTTGATCGCTAGCCATGGAAAAGCCCATGCCACTTTGTGTAGGAAAGCGGCACAGGCGATGGGATTGATCGATCCCGGTTTTCAGGTTTAG
- a CDS encoding polyribonucleotide nucleotidyltransferase → MQGQTQSISFDGREIRLTTGRYAPQAGGSVMIECGDTSVLVTATRSKGRDGIDFLPLICDYEERLYAAGRIPGSFMRRESRPPERATLICRLIDRPMRPLFPSWLRDDLQIVATCMSLDERVPADVLAVTGASMATLLAKIPFYGPMAAVRVGLLGDDFVLNPSYREIERGDLDLVVAGTPQGVVMVEAGANQLPEGDVIEAIDFGYEAVSELIKAQQSILKEAGIEQVIPEAPEQDKTLPVYLEKACSKSIGEVLGQFEQTKAERDEKLDAIRSTTAETIQGLKDSDPVRVAVSANGKALPNSFKALTKTLMRQQILKDGKRVDGRNLDQVRPISAAAGVLPKRVHGSGLFQRGLTQVLSTATLGTPSDAQEMDDLNPSNEKTYLHHYNFPAYSVGETRPMRSPGRREIGHGALAERAIVPVLPAKDTFPYVVRVVSEVLSSNGSTSMGSVCGSTLALMDAGVPLKSPVSGAAMGLIKEGDEVKILTDIQGIEDFLVDMDFKVAGTDKGITALQMDMKITGLPVSIVADAVNQARPARLHILEKMMEAIESPREGLSPHAPRLLSFRIDPELIGTVIGPGGRTIKNITERTNTKIDIEDSGIVTIASHDGAAAEEAQKIIEGLTRKVNEGEVFTGSITRIIPIGAFVEILPGKEGMIHISQLSEARVEKVEDVVKVGDEVTVRVREIDNRGRINLTLRGVPQSGESADSQPAPTPVAPLS, encoded by the coding sequence GTGCAAGGTCAGACGCAGTCGATCTCCTTTGACGGTCGGGAGATACGGCTGACCACAGGGAGGTATGCCCCCCAAGCCGGCGGCTCGGTGATGATTGAGTGCGGAGACACCTCCGTACTGGTCACGGCTACACGCTCCAAAGGTCGAGATGGAATTGATTTTCTTCCGCTGATCTGTGATTACGAAGAGCGCCTCTATGCAGCAGGCAGGATTCCTGGAAGTTTTATGCGGCGTGAGAGTCGCCCTCCAGAGCGCGCCACGCTCATTTGCCGACTCATCGATCGACCAATGCGTCCGCTGTTTCCCAGCTGGCTTCGGGACGATTTACAGATTGTTGCGACTTGCATGTCGCTCGATGAGCGGGTTCCGGCTGATGTGCTTGCTGTAACAGGGGCCTCCATGGCCACCCTCCTGGCAAAGATTCCGTTCTATGGGCCGATGGCCGCAGTTCGCGTCGGTCTGCTGGGTGACGATTTTGTGCTGAATCCCAGCTACAGGGAGATCGAGCGCGGCGATTTAGATCTCGTTGTCGCTGGCACCCCACAAGGTGTGGTGATGGTGGAAGCCGGTGCGAATCAGCTTCCTGAGGGGGATGTCATTGAAGCGATCGACTTTGGCTACGAAGCTGTTTCTGAGTTGATCAAAGCTCAGCAATCCATCCTCAAAGAGGCGGGGATCGAGCAAGTGATTCCAGAGGCTCCAGAACAAGACAAAACGCTGCCTGTTTATCTGGAGAAAGCCTGCAGCAAGTCGATTGGTGAGGTGCTTGGTCAGTTCGAGCAAACCAAGGCTGAGCGTGACGAGAAGCTGGACGCCATCCGCAGCACAACAGCAGAAACGATTCAGGGCCTTAAGGACTCTGATCCGGTTCGAGTTGCGGTGAGTGCCAACGGCAAGGCCCTTCCGAACAGTTTCAAAGCGCTCACCAAAACGTTGATGCGCCAGCAAATCCTCAAGGACGGCAAAAGGGTTGATGGTCGCAACCTTGATCAGGTGCGTCCAATCAGTGCCGCTGCAGGAGTGCTTCCTAAGCGAGTGCATGGCTCAGGTTTATTTCAACGTGGCCTCACCCAGGTGTTGTCGACCGCCACTCTCGGCACGCCAAGTGATGCTCAGGAGATGGATGATCTCAATCCAAGCAACGAAAAAACCTACCTCCACCACTACAACTTCCCTGCTTATTCCGTCGGTGAGACCAGGCCCATGCGTTCTCCGGGACGCCGTGAAATTGGCCACGGTGCGTTGGCCGAACGGGCCATCGTCCCCGTGCTCCCCGCGAAAGACACCTTCCCCTACGTGGTGCGTGTTGTCAGCGAAGTGTTGAGCTCTAATGGCTCCACCTCAATGGGTTCCGTTTGTGGAAGCACGTTGGCTCTAATGGATGCCGGTGTTCCGCTGAAGTCGCCTGTGAGTGGTGCGGCGATGGGCCTTATCAAGGAGGGAGATGAGGTCAAAATCCTCACCGATATTCAAGGCATTGAAGACTTCCTTGTCGACATGGATTTCAAAGTGGCGGGTACCGATAAGGGAATTACTGCCCTGCAGATGGACATGAAGATCACGGGCCTTCCCGTGAGCATCGTTGCTGATGCGGTGAATCAGGCTCGCCCTGCGCGTCTCCACATCCTTGAAAAGATGATGGAGGCGATCGAAAGTCCTCGCGAGGGTCTCTCCCCTCACGCACCACGTCTGCTGAGTTTCCGCATTGACCCTGAGCTGATTGGCACCGTGATCGGTCCTGGTGGTCGCACCATCAAGAACATCACGGAGCGAACCAACACCAAGATCGATATTGAGGACAGTGGCATTGTCACCATTGCCTCTCACGATGGTGCTGCGGCAGAGGAAGCTCAGAAAATCATTGAAGGCCTCACCCGCAAGGTGAATGAGGGCGAAGTGTTTACGGGCTCCATTACCCGCATCATTCCGATTGGTGCCTTTGTGGAAATTCTGCCTGGCAAAGAGGGCATGATTCACATTTCACAGCTTTCTGAGGCACGGGTCGAAAAAGTTGAAGATGTGGTGAAGGTGGGCGATGAGGTCACCGTGCGCGTGCGTGAAATCGACAATCGCGGCCGTATCAACCTCACCCTGCGTGGCGTTCCCCAGAGCGGTGAGTCTGCTGACTCACAACCGGCTCCCACGCCAGTAGCACCCCTCTCCTAA
- the rpsN gene encoding 30S ribosomal protein S14, producing MAKKSMIARDVKRKKMVERFSDRRAALMAAFHAAKDPMERLEIHRKIQGLPRNSAPNRVRNRCWATGKPRGVYRDFGLCRNQLRERAHKGELPGVVKSSW from the coding sequence ATGGCCAAGAAGTCGATGATTGCCCGCGATGTGAAGCGGAAAAAAATGGTCGAGCGCTTTTCCGACAGGCGCGCAGCTCTCATGGCTGCGTTCCATGCCGCTAAGGATCCGATGGAGCGCCTCGAAATTCACCGCAAAATTCAAGGTTTGCCTCGCAACAGCGCCCCAAACCGTGTTCGCAACCGTTGCTGGGCCACGGGTAAGCCTCGTGGTGTGTACCGCGATTTTGGTCTCTGCCGCAATCAGTTACGTGAGCGTGCTCACAAGGGTGAGCTGCCTGGTGTTGTGAAGTCCAGCTGGTGA
- the rseP gene encoding RIP metalloprotease RseP, whose protein sequence is MNVLAALLVLGLLIVIHEAGHFLAARFQNIRVNGFSIGFGPALWKLESGGVTYALRALPLGGFVSFPDDDEDSPIPADDPDLLRNRPIPQRALVISAGVLANLLLAWVVLVGHTALAGVPGDPDPGVLVMAVQQGEPAEKAGLQPGDQILSIEGLSLGRGEKAVKDAVMPVKDNPSRALSVEVQRNGMVRVIQLTPEDHQGQGRIGAQLQANFTGTTRPVHGLGEAIASGSEQFGGLLQRTVSGYGALLTDFGTTAQQVSGPVKIVEMGAQLSSQGGSGLALFMALISINLAVLNALPLPLLDGGQLVFILLEGVRGRPIPERFQLIVMQSSFLLVVGLSVLLIVRDTSQLSVVQRLLGQ, encoded by the coding sequence ATGAACGTTCTGGCAGCACTGTTGGTTCTAGGGCTGCTGATCGTGATCCATGAGGCTGGTCACTTTCTTGCAGCCAGATTTCAGAACATTCGTGTGAACGGATTTTCAATTGGATTTGGACCTGCCCTTTGGAAACTTGAGAGTGGAGGCGTGACCTACGCCTTACGCGCTCTTCCCCTTGGCGGATTCGTCTCCTTCCCTGACGACGATGAAGACAGTCCAATTCCTGCGGATGACCCTGATCTTCTTCGCAATCGCCCGATTCCACAGAGAGCCCTGGTCATTAGTGCAGGGGTGCTTGCCAATTTGCTGCTTGCCTGGGTCGTTCTCGTAGGACATACCGCCCTGGCAGGAGTGCCAGGCGATCCAGATCCTGGGGTGCTGGTGATGGCTGTTCAGCAGGGAGAACCCGCTGAGAAAGCGGGCTTGCAGCCTGGTGATCAAATTCTGAGCATCGAGGGACTGTCCCTTGGTCGTGGAGAGAAGGCCGTAAAGGACGCTGTTATGCCAGTAAAAGACAACCCCTCCAGAGCTCTCTCAGTTGAGGTTCAGAGAAATGGAATGGTTCGAGTAATCCAGCTCACTCCGGAAGACCATCAAGGGCAGGGTCGCATCGGTGCTCAGCTTCAGGCCAATTTCACTGGAACGACTCGTCCTGTTCATGGTTTGGGTGAAGCGATCGCGAGTGGATCGGAGCAATTCGGTGGGCTTTTGCAACGCACCGTGTCTGGATATGGAGCCCTTCTCACGGACTTTGGAACGACAGCGCAGCAGGTGAGTGGTCCGGTCAAGATCGTGGAGATGGGTGCCCAGCTCTCCAGTCAGGGAGGAAGTGGTCTAGCCCTGTTTATGGCTTTGATTTCGATCAATCTCGCCGTGCTCAATGCACTCCCATTGCCGCTGCTTGATGGAGGGCAGTTGGTGTTCATTCTTTTGGAAGGGGTCCGCGGACGACCTATCCCTGAGCGCTTTCAGTTGATCGTGATGCAGTCCAGCTTTTTGCTTGTGGTTGGACTGAGTGTTCTTTTGATCGTGCGCGATACAAGTCAACTCTCAGTTGTTCAGCGCTTGCTTGGTCAGTGA
- the serS gene encoding serine--tRNA ligase has translation MLDQRLLRDNPELISRELGRRGMDVDLTGLQLIAKLQRDLEERRSGLQAEGNRIGKEVGQRIQAGADPKGAEVAELRLQGNQIKQKVAILEDEEKQLTAQLREELLSYPNLPSEACPDGRSEDDNKEVRRWGDPRVEDGLKEHWQIAEQLSLLDTERSVRIAQSRFVTLFGQGARLERALINFMLDLHTGKGYREVLPPVLVNSASLTGSGQLPKFAEESFRCADDDLWLTPTAEVPLTSLHRDEIIPSDQLPLRYVAYSPCFRREAGSYGRDTRGLIRLHQFNKVELYWFVHPEHSEEAHELITADAEAVLQALELPYRVLELCTGDLGFSAARTYDLEVWLAGAGAYREISSCSVCSDFQARRSSIRTKDGKTTRLVHTLNGSGLAIGRTMAALLENGQQPDGSVKLPQALVPYFGCDRLQPE, from the coding sequence GTGCTTGACCAGCGCCTGTTGCGTGATAACCCCGAACTGATTTCCCGCGAGTTGGGACGTAGGGGGATGGATGTTGATCTCACAGGTCTTCAGCTGATTGCAAAGCTGCAACGCGATCTAGAGGAGCGTCGAAGCGGTCTTCAAGCAGAAGGCAACCGCATTGGGAAGGAAGTTGGTCAGCGCATTCAAGCCGGTGCTGATCCCAAAGGGGCTGAAGTGGCTGAACTGCGCCTACAAGGCAACCAAATCAAGCAGAAGGTGGCCATTCTCGAGGATGAAGAGAAGCAGCTCACGGCGCAGTTGCGTGAAGAGCTTCTGAGCTACCCCAATCTGCCTTCAGAGGCATGTCCAGACGGTCGCAGCGAAGACGACAACAAAGAGGTGCGTCGCTGGGGTGATCCCCGGGTAGAAGACGGTCTCAAGGAGCATTGGCAAATCGCAGAGCAGTTGTCTTTGCTCGACACGGAGCGCTCCGTGAGAATCGCCCAGAGCCGCTTTGTGACCTTGTTTGGGCAAGGCGCTCGGCTGGAGCGAGCGCTCATCAACTTCATGCTGGACCTGCACACGGGGAAGGGCTATCGCGAGGTGCTTCCTCCGGTCTTGGTGAACAGCGCAAGCCTGACTGGATCAGGGCAACTGCCGAAATTTGCGGAAGAAAGCTTCCGATGTGCGGACGATGACCTCTGGTTGACGCCAACCGCTGAAGTTCCGCTCACCTCTCTGCATCGCGACGAAATTATTCCTTCGGATCAATTGCCGTTGCGTTATGTGGCCTACAGCCCCTGCTTTCGCAGGGAGGCCGGTAGCTATGGACGCGACACGCGGGGCTTGATTCGCCTGCATCAGTTCAACAAAGTTGAGCTTTATTGGTTTGTCCATCCCGAGCACTCTGAAGAGGCTCATGAACTGATCACTGCTGACGCCGAAGCCGTTCTTCAGGCTTTGGAGTTGCCCTATCGCGTGCTCGAGCTCTGCACGGGTGATCTGGGTTTCTCAGCCGCCCGTACTTATGACCTCGAAGTTTGGTTGGCGGGTGCAGGTGCGTATAGAGAAATTTCAAGCTGCAGTGTGTGTTCCGATTTCCAGGCCCGTCGCTCCTCCATCCGTACGAAAGACGGCAAGACCACTCGCTTGGTTCACACCCTCAATGGCAGTGGCCTTGCGATTGGCCGCACCATGGCTGCTTTGCTTGAGAATGGGCAACAGCCAGACGGAAGCGTGAAGCTTCCCCAGGCTTTGGTTCCTTACTTCGGTTGCGATCGTCTCCAGCCAGAATGA
- a CDS encoding AAA family ATPase → MTEQWAQQLDLLIRAGTPLIWIRSHEEERVESLLSQAADRLPGRRLASWDFVSGLSGVLGSEGLGARQPMVVLQWLQDLDGNSPTLLLLKDVHRFCDDPGIARMLRNLTSLLRGRPHTLVLGCGSWTPPTDLEEALTLLDLPLPQEQELMTLLGNISKATGSPLNSDVLEELTHACCGLSESRVRHVAAKALAQRGELSRQDLADVLEEKRLALARSEVLEFCRTDATPADIGGLDALKQWLEQRHRAFSDEARRFGLPLPRGVLLVGPQGTGKSLTARVIAHSWSMPLLRLDVGRLFAGLVGASEARTREMIQRAEAMAPCVLWIDEIDKGFGSDGRSDGGTSQRVLATVLTWMAEKTSPVFVVATANGVERLPAELLRKGRFDEIFLLDMPARSERQSIMELHISRRRPGLRLPVETVVDRTDGYSGAELEQTVIEAMHLAFAEGRELAESDLIQAAAQLVPLSRTAKEQLEGLKQWASSGRARPASLRLVTNPDRA, encoded by the coding sequence GTGACTGAACAGTGGGCACAACAACTCGATCTGCTCATTCGTGCGGGTACGCCTCTGATCTGGATTCGCAGTCACGAGGAGGAGCGTGTTGAATCTCTGCTGAGTCAAGCGGCCGATCGCTTGCCAGGCCGTCGATTGGCGTCTTGGGACTTTGTGAGTGGCCTGTCAGGTGTTCTTGGCAGCGAGGGACTCGGTGCTCGACAGCCGATGGTCGTTCTGCAGTGGTTGCAGGATCTGGATGGCAACAGTCCCACGCTGCTTCTACTCAAAGATGTTCATCGCTTCTGCGATGACCCAGGCATTGCTCGCATGCTGCGCAACCTCACAAGTTTGTTGCGTGGACGCCCTCACACGCTCGTGCTCGGTTGTGGCAGCTGGACGCCACCAACAGATTTAGAAGAAGCTCTCACCCTGCTCGATTTGCCCCTCCCGCAAGAACAGGAATTAATGACCTTGCTAGGGAATATTTCGAAGGCCACTGGATCGCCCCTCAATAGCGATGTGCTTGAGGAGCTCACCCATGCTTGCTGCGGATTGAGTGAATCACGGGTTCGTCACGTGGCGGCGAAGGCGTTGGCTCAGCGCGGTGAGCTAAGCCGCCAGGACCTTGCTGATGTGCTGGAGGAGAAACGCCTCGCGCTGGCTCGCAGCGAAGTGCTGGAGTTCTGTCGCACCGACGCCACCCCAGCAGATATTGGTGGGCTGGATGCTCTCAAGCAATGGTTAGAGCAGCGTCATCGTGCCTTCAGTGATGAGGCTCGGCGTTTTGGTTTGCCCCTCCCTCGTGGTGTTCTCTTGGTAGGGCCGCAGGGAACTGGTAAATCGCTGACGGCGCGAGTGATTGCCCACAGCTGGTCCATGCCACTCCTGCGCCTTGACGTAGGACGTCTGTTTGCTGGACTTGTTGGAGCGAGTGAAGCACGCACCCGCGAAATGATTCAAAGGGCTGAAGCGATGGCTCCCTGCGTGCTTTGGATTGATGAGATCGACAAAGGATTTGGCAGTGATGGCCGAAGCGATGGCGGAACAAGTCAACGGGTCTTAGCCACCGTTCTGACCTGGATGGCAGAAAAAACGTCCCCTGTGTTTGTGGTGGCTACAGCCAATGGAGTGGAACGGCTGCCGGCTGAACTCCTAAGGAAGGGCCGCTTTGATGAAATCTTTCTCCTGGATATGCCAGCTCGTTCTGAACGTCAGAGCATCATGGAATTGCATATCAGTCGCAGACGGCCAGGTCTCCGCCTTCCTGTTGAAACTGTCGTAGACCGTACGGACGGTTACTCCGGTGCTGAGCTGGAGCAAACGGTGATCGAAGCGATGCACCTTGCCTTTGCGGAGGGCCGTGAATTGGCTGAGTCAGATTTGATTCAAGCTGCGGCTCAATTGGTTCCTCTATCGCGTACCGCCAAAGAACAATTGGAAGGCCTGAAGCAATGGGCTAGTAGCGGCCGGGCACGTCCTGCTTCATTGCGACTGGTAACGAACCCTGACAGGGCGTAA